The Melitaea cinxia chromosome 22, ilMelCinx1.1, whole genome shotgun sequence genome segment ctatctgtttgttccggctaatctctgaaacagctggaccgattttgatgggactatcactggcagataactgatgcaataaggagtaacttagggtcttattttagatatatatttattttataactctatgaactgaaaaataactttttgtcaaattccacgcggacgaagccaCGGGCACAGCTCGTCGCTTTATatgaaaatcattttaaatattaagtaataattaatacgtTATTGTAGACCAAAATGAGCAGATATTTTGTTACACACTGGATAGTTCAGTGAACTTTACAAAACAACACCGTAAGCTTAGATTAACGTAGGTTTATTTTACCTTTTGTCTTCAATCACGGTTGTCACTGCTTCTTTGAATTCATTTTCCGTTAGAGTTAATAAGTCTAGCTGTTTTCCGATTCCGTGGTAAACGTATTTTTCAACATTATACCATTGGTCTCCCAACATTGGAATACCAATTAATGGTACTGTAGCGTCAATAGCCTCGTCGGTTGATTGTATACCTCCTTGTGTTACGAATAGTTTTACATTGGGATGTCCTGCAACGAATgaaagtatattataattttcattccGTTTTTTCAAATCAATAAGCATAGTATTTAGTAgcataaagtaaaattatatcactattatttcttttacattAAACGACAAGTTTAATGATTATTTGAAATTCACGCATTTGTcaattcttaaatttttatttcttacactttatttttgttatccATTTATTATTGACCTTAAAATACTTACGTAGTACATCAGTTTGTGGGAACCATTTTGCTATTTTAATGTTCTTTGACTGTCCCGGTAATGTATCCTTATCCCATTTCCAAAGGACGTTGTACGGTAGGTCAGAAAATACTTTTACCATAACCTGGATCTTTTCTGGTTGTAGTATAGAAGGTAAGACATTTGTGCCAAAACTTACATATATGACACCATTTTTTGATGAATCTAAATAGTTCTTGAGTTCCTGtcaaacgaaataataaaaagattaaatagtttccctcgatttcactTAAACcgtgtaaaatttttaattactgatTACCGTAGGTAATTCTTTAGCTTCGGCTTGATGTATACCACCAATGTACTGGATACTTGGCGGTACGGGATGATTGTCCGCCCAAATTGGGTGTTCGTTCAGGAACATCATTCGAATTGCACTACTTAGTTCTTCGTATGTTGGAACATCATTGCCGAAATGTTTCCTCATTATTTGATTGTCAAAATCCTCAGTCGATGAAATAAGGAAACTTAATGCGACATTCTTAAAAAGTTCAAATCCTTTCTCCCAAAATGTTAGATTATATAATCTTTGACTACCAGGTGTAGGATATAATAATGGATGTGTAGGCGCACCGAACATACTGTATTGCAAAGAAACAGCACCAAAAGAACTCACTATAATCACCGGTGCATCAAATATATGAGCCATTCCCATGAGTGGACGGTTGCAAGCTTCTAGTATAagtaaatcataataatttctTGGTTTGTTCCTTATGATAGATTTCACTTGTGGTGTCTCCATTTGATAGTCGAGGACTGCTGCAAAACTTTCGAATATCTTTTTCACTTGAAGCAGTATATCATCTTTATTGCCACTGTGATGTGCTAAAACTTGTTGCCATCTTTTATATGAACCTTCTCGTACATCTATCTCCGTTAGATTTGCAGGAGCTTGTCCTTTCGGGAAGACTGGATCAGCTGTGACAACGTAGACTTCATGACCGCGCCTAGCTAACTCCTGAGTTAAAGGACGGAAGGTAACTTGATGACTAATGGACGGAGTCGGGAAATACGCTAATATTCTTGCTCCTTGTATTCCTGTCACCGATAACACAAACAGCAGGAACACCTGCGTGCGCCACGACACCGCCATGTCTTACTTGGAATTGACAAAAACTATCGCATTATTTACCATATATATGATACTTTTGtggcgttttatttttttatcgtatcACAGTTTTATcgattactaaatattttttgataaacattcatttcaatcgtgataaaaaattgttaaaataggtaattaatctaataaaacaaaatccgTGAGCGAGATTTTCGATAGaacaaatgtttattaaatgtaaGTACGATATTTACgcataattaatatatgtaattacataGAACTATTCTTgcgttttcattaaatttctgGCTTATAAAGTAAAGTTAAACACGATACACGATCCCGGAATTACAGGACAACCCCCGAATTATAGACatttaacaaaaactatttattgtatttgaaGCCATTCAAAAAAAGatgaatgtaatttaaaaaaatgcaacatTGTGTGTTTCTTTTTGGAAACCTATTTGCAGATAATGCTTATGCAGAATAGATATGAGTTgagtaattttttgtattaatgcATGAAATAGATAGATCCCATTAAAATACTTCTTACAGGTTTTTAAACTTTACAGATAGTTTATAAAATAGCTTACCATAAAAACTAAAGTAACTCTACAaaagttttttacataattccgTGCTTGTAATCAACAACACATTTCGCGTTATTcctaagataatattttttgtatatattgataaaaaaaaataccttatcATCTAAtcgaataaatattgtttttctgtAAGAATCTCAGATAGTCAATCAAACAATGAAAAATTCCTCGAGCAGTGCATCTTactcccgagtagaaatttctTCGTCTTCTTTAGAAGGACctgaccaggcatgcctgatcaggattagataaggcatgtaacgcagatgatttgtctagacctgatcaggatgagatgagattttctgAACGAAAACTgaagatcaggaaatctcatttcatcctgatcagccgatTTGGTccagtccttttaaaaaacacgaatgtatattcgtgaaaaaattgtttaactaaaaaaaagccaattgatattataaataatatgttacttaacataattattatgatatttatttccgtttattttttccaatgtattatttatttatgtttttactttaaatattaattatttttatttatttttgttattaattaattattattattaattaaattttatttattaacttctaataattaactactaaacACATGTTTTCTGCTATTGATTCTGTGTCTACACACTATAAACACGAGGAATAATCACTGGAATTACGATTTACCTAAGATCGCTGTCAGAAAGTAGGTCAGAATTGAGTAGAACTGagatattttacataaattcgAGGAGTATTAGATCCACCAGTGGACATTAGGTTAGGACTATAGGTTGAAAGGAAGAGAAGCGAAACAATATACCTGTTCATTTGATTTATAAGTATTCTTAGTTTACTTTACTTCAATCACTTTTACTAAACGAGTAAAATACATTTCTctccataattttttatatacatatataaacattttttaatatcatatcaaaaatcgaccgttccagcggggatcgaacctccatctccgacttaccgtgtctatataatataagataaaaaacgaaattatttaaacaataatttcaaGAAATGTAATGGAAGTTTCTTGAGGTGtacgtaaaaaaattagaaaaattaagaaaattgaaaaatataaatgacaaGTAAAAGTTACAATTTCGTGAAATGTGTGCGTATCTTTTATTTTCTGCTGgaaattacatagtataaaacaaagtcgcttattaaaactacgcaactgaTTTCgatacggttttctttagtaaatagagtgattctagaggaaggtttatatgtctaatacatgtataatatattagagGAACACTAATAGATTTGCAACCATgtaaagccggggcgggtcgctagttttttaatcattcatcattggccttagtccgtcaattgcagacgatttaggcAGCGTCAGTgtctgtgtcgcctaggacactcttcaggaaaaaacagagttgcctaagcattgcgccaccctctcgacctcactggctaggcccacaggaacgacgagtcgatacgtgtggagccagttcggctgcaggagtctttcgcattttagacctatgccacgaatgcttaacagagaccccattccgggttttaaatgaagttttcctaCTCCaagaccctgatgattttgagccaggtttatccctcggtcgccttttacgacccccacgggaagaaaggggatggtgctattctactcggccacACGAcacagttttttaataaatatacatttatacaataTCAACAAACCAGAGATTTCGCAACACAGATTTCTACGTGTTGTCCAAAGAGCAAATAGATAAGCAAATTACGATTAAAAACtagatatattaattatcacTTAAACTATTGCGTTACACGAAAGAATTTAAATCTCtacaaaaattttgtaaaatataaaccaTCTGTGATTTTTTGTTcactttgtattttttacacTAGGTGGTGGTTGTTACacggtggcaaacaagcgtaaaatccgtctgatggtaagcaattagcATAACCTACGAAAGAGAAAGCATGAAAAGCGCGTTTTCGACCCTGTCCCCGCTGACAACACAACGCATTCCCAGAAACTGGCTACGAGTACCTTACTCACTAAGGAAACACAACAATACCAgggaacaatattatttatctgtgatattctatatgcctcggagagcacgttaagccatcggtcccgtttgttgtagggaatatatctgccaacccgcattgaagcagcgtggtggaagcTCTgtcccttctcctacatggggaaagaggcctatgcccagtagtgggatattaacgGCTGAAGCGATTCTATATCAGTAGAGCTTTAgccatagtttttttttttaatctaccgatatttttaaataacagcgCACCGGttgacaatcatttgtattggccatacagatgttggtacatacatataaaaatggtaTAAATGTACTGCtatttgttagtaaaaataaataatatatcatgtACTTTGTCCATCGGCTAGCGTCATCTGTCGAATAGCTTTGACGGCAATCAATGATACAGAttctaataattgttttttttacatgtatCAATGTAAAGTTCTTAGTgatcaaataaatacaaataaaataaataagaacaaGATGAAACATATTTCTAAAATACGCAAAATATGATAACCTCCGCTTTGTGGAGTATTTATTTCCTATTTGTTCAATAGTTTTATCAGCATCGCCATCTGGGGACGCGTTGGTATCCGTAACAAACTTTCAAACTTTCTGAAAATATGAGTTGTGTTTGGAATCCTGATTATGAAACAGTCTGcgtatttagttttaaattaacaatgttgATAGTAgtacaaattaatttgtatCTACTCATAACTTCCGCTCGATTACACtaaattggaaaattatttttctgatgtTAACCCTTAtacccaatagggttccgatagatggcattAAAACGTCGTCATCGtttgttaacttaaaaaaaaatgtgtaataattGCTCAATAAGTATTTCCATTCTGGGAGCCTTTCCTATAAAAATCAATAGAATCAGGTTgctaaatttcttaaaaatatgtattttgtttatattttttatttttttaatttaaataaatttcagtttttgctaacttttttaaagtcagttaaaaagaaatatgCACGAACCTTGGtacgtacgttttttttttggtgtgtATTACTTACTTTGGAAATCGGTAACAAATATTGACctttactaacatttttttttaagtttaagagAAAGAAGGCAATCACAAATCAATAATTTGAAAATGATTCTATTTAAGACAGttaatgatatttttgtttatatttgccGAAATCATTTACCGCAAGTTTGAACTTCTTTACaactaatttattgttttttctaCTTTATTCTCAATCCCGCAATTCCATATACCAaccaaacaaattataatatagtgaattctcacatgacaaacatttgttttggctaTATAGAtttttgccgtagtctgggtgtttgtacagtccttgtgggtctcgccaccgtgcctcggacaaCACATTTAGCCGTCGGTTCCGACTGTTATCaatatcatgtacacctgatagcaatcgttactcatagtagggaatatatctgccaaacTCGCATTctagcagcgtgttggattaagctctgatccttctcctacatggaaaaagaggcctatgcctagcagtgggaaaTTGCAGGCTGAAGCCATAGCGATATGAAATTACATTCAAAATAATAGGTTGTTGAAACCTTAGACTTAATTTTACCCAAACACATatccaaatttttatatatcattttttttcttttcaccTTATTCGATTTTAAtcacaaataaacaaaactcgaaggttacaatattttttctttattattgtaAGTACAATTGGCATGATAATCTTGTTTTCGTAACGtaagagaaaataaatttcagtgcgaataaagatttttttgttataaatttgaaacacaaacaaacacagtgtaatttaaaaatcacaatttcattttcatcaaattaaataaatctataacgTAATATCTAACTATGTTTCTTATCATTACATTAAGCCCAATACTAAAGTTCacgttaaaatgtatataatcgacaaaacataaaatataaatataaaaatatatatattaggtacAGTATTCACAGCTTGGCAAAAAAAAGGTGTGGAATAAGTGAGGCAGCCCGAAATACTACGTGTCGACACTATTTGATACTTGTAATTTTTACCATTAAATATTCGGATGTAGTACCTAATAATTACTTGAGATTAGTAATGTTtactatttattgttaattaaaagcCTTATTGCTGAAATCAGATAGAGgatatattattcattattgtGAAAATCTGATATCGCTGCTTACCGCTCTGCGAAACAGGTGTgaggtatgtatgtattacaatttacataataagaCGGAAAATCCAACAACacgttttatgtaaaattttactgaatttttgtatttcaatacATAAGTTCAAACCCCGGTCTTGTAAACAGattgttgtaatatatatagtacCTATGTAATAaggtgaattaaaaataaagtttgacgGCTGTCAGTCCGTATCTAGCAATGGTTGTTTTACTACACAGATCATGCAAGTAAGCCGCGTCAACGCCGCTGTACGTCACTACTATGGATGTGTGCAGTCACGTGGTGCAGTACGCAGTGTGCACTGCGCACGCTGGTTGGGTGAcgcttcattgtaattggttatattaagtgccgtttcattgta includes the following:
- the LOC123664603 gene encoding UDP-glucosyltransferase 2-like; protein product: MAVSWRTQVFLLFVLSVTGIQGARILAYFPTPSISHQVTFRPLTQELARRGHEVYVVTADPVFPKGQAPANLTEIDVREGSYKRWQQVLAHHSGNKDDILLQVKKIFESFAAVLDYQMETPQVKSIIRNKPRNYYDLLILEACNRPLMGMAHIFDAPVIIVSSFGAVSLQYSMFGAPTHPLLYPTPGSQRLYNLTFWEKGFELFKNVALSFLISSTEDFDNQIMRKHFGNDVPTYEELSSAIRMMFLNEHPIWADNHPVPPSIQYIGGIHQAEAKELPTELKNYLDSSKNGVIYVSFGTNVLPSILQPEKIQVMVKVFSDLPYNVLWKWDKDTLPGQSKNIKIAKWFPQTDVLRHPNVKLFVTQGGIQSTDEAIDATVPLIGIPMLGDQWYNVEKYVYHGIGKQLDLLTLTENEFKEAVTTVIEDKSFKNNIVRLRNIMRSNPIKPLDKAVWWVEHVLQYDGHHLQSPAARLTWFEYYEIKLVLVSVAIVASILAILGYITKLIIKLIYNLLKSSIKIKVQ